From the Blastocatellia bacterium genome, one window contains:
- a CDS encoding MBL fold metallo-hydrolase, whose amino-acid sequence MMNRLTRVCWVVALLIICGAVSQCRKLHDTSETQESSSNHLVIRAIDVGQGDSFLLTSPARKHVLIDAGPPDMSQSLVNTLVAAGVRQLDLVVATHPHADHIGGMARVLDAIPVKLFLDSGQPYSTKTYTNMLKKIQQKNIRFLTAEAGQEFELDAGIKLHVLAPRKPFITESQGSVHNANSIVIRLTYGSFAMLLTGDSEQETERRLLAERTDLSATVLKVAHHGSKYSTTLAFLRAVQPEVAIISCGADNEYGHPAQRTLDRLRSVVRTLHRTDLEGTITIYTDGASYHIETERTAYSDLWAGRSPQRDDGSNQPARMMDAPMR is encoded by the coding sequence ATGATGAATCGTCTGACACGAGTTTGTTGGGTGGTTGCCCTGCTGATCATCTGCGGGGCAGTCAGTCAATGTCGCAAACTACACGACACGAGTGAAACACAAGAATCCTCTTCCAATCACTTGGTCATTCGTGCCATTGACGTGGGGCAAGGCGATAGCTTCCTGTTAACATCGCCGGCGAGGAAACATGTCCTAATTGATGCAGGGCCGCCTGACATGAGCCAGTCGCTCGTGAATACTTTGGTAGCTGCCGGTGTGCGTCAGCTCGATCTAGTAGTTGCCACACATCCTCACGCGGACCATATCGGCGGAATGGCTCGCGTGCTTGATGCCATCCCAGTGAAACTGTTTCTTGATAGTGGTCAGCCGTATTCAACAAAAACCTATACGAATATGCTCAAGAAGATCCAGCAAAAAAACATCCGATTCCTCACTGCCGAGGCTGGCCAAGAATTTGAACTCGACGCGGGGATCAAACTCCACGTGCTGGCTCCCCGTAAGCCGTTTATCACAGAGTCGCAAGGAAGCGTGCACAACGCTAATTCAATCGTGATTCGATTGACCTACGGCTCATTCGCAATGCTCCTGACCGGCGACAGCGAGCAAGAAACCGAACGCCGCCTTCTCGCTGAGCGAACAGACCTGTCAGCCACCGTTCTGAAAGTAGCTCATCATGGCTCGAAATACTCCACCACCTTAGCCTTTCTCAGAGCTGTGCAACCGGAAGTGGCCATTATTTCCTGTGGCGCTGACAATGAATATGGTCATCCAGCTCAACGAACACTTGACCGCCTCAGGTCTGTAGTTCGTACCCTGCATCGAACCGACCTGGAAGGAACCATCACGATTTATACCGACGGTGCTTCCTATCATATCGAAACCGAACGGACTGCCTACAGTGACTTGTGGGCCGGCCGCTCACCACAACGTGATGATGGCAGCAACCAGCCCGCTCGTATGATGGATGCACCCATGAGGTGA
- a CDS encoding DUF3006 domain-containing protein, which translates to MKWIVDRIEEGLAVCIPADNEHITIHVPIQYLPSHVQEGDHLLVSIQIDEASTRRYRQEAERLLEELTENQSEGQKKFTL; encoded by the coding sequence ATGAAATGGATTGTTGATCGTATTGAGGAGGGCCTAGCAGTTTGTATTCCCGCCGATAATGAGCACATTACCATTCACGTGCCGATTCAATACCTTCCCAGCCATGTGCAGGAAGGGGACCATCTGCTGGTCTCAATTCAAATTGACGAGGCCAGTACCCGACGCTATCGGCAAGAGGCGGAACGGCTTTTAGAGGAACTAACTGAAAACCAGAGTGAAGGGCAAAAGAAGTTCACGCTTTGA
- a CDS encoding Hsp20/alpha crystallin family protein, which yields MRFDPFADLIDLQHRINQLFEEMSRGDREPMARASWSPSVDIYEAADAIFIEADLPGLTREDVTVRLENDVLTIEGERKPPQEERRGSYHRIERAYGSFARNFTIPSTVQADRIEAEFKDGVLRVRLPKQERAKSKQIQVK from the coding sequence ATGAGATTTGACCCATTTGCAGACCTAATTGATTTACAACACCGGATCAATCAGCTTTTTGAAGAGATGTCGCGAGGTGACCGTGAGCCAATGGCACGGGCCAGTTGGTCGCCCTCGGTTGATATTTATGAGGCGGCGGACGCAATTTTCATTGAAGCCGATCTGCCTGGACTCACCAGAGAGGATGTGACGGTTCGGTTGGAGAATGATGTCCTGACAATCGAAGGAGAGCGGAAGCCACCTCAGGAAGAGAGACGCGGAAGTTATCATCGCATCGAGCGGGCTTATGGATCGTTTGCTCGGAACTTTACCATTCCGTCCACGGTGCAGGCCGACAGAATCGAAGCCGAATTTAAGGATGGAGTGCTTCGCGTTCGCCTGCCCAAGCAGGAACGAGCGAAATCCAAGCAGATTCAGGTCAAATGA
- the dnaK gene encoding molecular chaperone DnaK: MAKAVGIDLGTTNSVVAVMEGGKPTVIINSEGSRLTPSVVAFTKTGERLVGQLAKRQAVLNPDNTVYSIKRFMGRKYGEVTSEIKQVPYKVVAGPNDAARVEIQGKQYAPEEISAMVLRKLVDDASKYLGEKVTDAVITVPAYFNDAQRQATKDAGKIAGLNVLRIINEPTAASLAYGMDKKKHETILVFDLGGGTFDVSILEVGDGVFEVKATSGDTHLGGDDFDERIVQWIAEEFLRDQGIDLRKDRQALQRLKEAAEKAKIELSSTVETTISLPFITADQTGPKHLEMKLTRAKFEQMTQDLVERCIGPVRQALADAKMTEADVHEVILVGGATRMPAVQQLVRRLTGKEPNQSVNPDEVVAVGAAIQAGVLAGEVKDILLLDVTPLSLGVETLGGIMTRIIERNTTIPTRRSEIFSTAEDNQTAVDIHVLQGEREMARDNRTLGQFRLDGIAPAPRGVPQIEVTFDIDANGILNVSARDKATGREQKITISGSTSLAKDEIDRMIKDAQLHADEDKRRREEVEARNNADALAYQVERTLRDLGDKVPAHEKARAEQLIGEIRQAVKEQAPIDRIRQLSSDLQQVAHALAAQAYQQASSASAGRSETTTAPKEDDIIDAEFKTSK, encoded by the coding sequence ATGGCTAAAGCAGTAGGCATTGATTTGGGAACAACAAACTCAGTCGTGGCCGTGATGGAAGGCGGCAAGCCGACGGTCATTATCAACAGTGAAGGCAGCCGGCTCACGCCATCGGTGGTGGCCTTCACAAAGACGGGAGAGCGTTTAGTCGGGCAGTTGGCCAAGCGCCAGGCCGTACTGAATCCGGACAACACCGTTTATTCGATTAAGCGCTTCATGGGGCGCAAGTATGGTGAAGTGACCTCTGAGATCAAGCAGGTTCCCTACAAGGTGGTGGCCGGACCCAATGATGCTGCGCGTGTGGAGATTCAAGGGAAGCAGTACGCGCCCGAAGAAATCTCGGCGATGGTGCTGCGTAAGTTGGTTGATGATGCGTCCAAATATCTTGGCGAGAAGGTGACGGATGCAGTGATTACTGTCCCGGCCTACTTCAACGATGCTCAACGGCAAGCCACCAAGGATGCTGGTAAGATCGCCGGGCTCAACGTGCTGCGAATCATCAATGAGCCAACAGCAGCTTCGTTAGCCTACGGCATGGATAAGAAAAAGCATGAGACGATCCTGGTGTTTGATCTCGGTGGCGGCACGTTTGATGTCTCTATTTTGGAAGTTGGCGACGGCGTTTTTGAAGTCAAGGCGACCAGCGGCGATACGCATCTGGGCGGCGACGACTTTGACGAACGGATTGTTCAGTGGATTGCAGAAGAATTTCTGCGCGATCAAGGGATTGATTTGCGAAAAGACCGTCAGGCGTTGCAGCGACTGAAAGAGGCTGCCGAGAAGGCCAAGATTGAATTGTCGTCCACTGTTGAAACAACAATCAGTTTGCCCTTCATTACTGCTGATCAAACCGGACCCAAGCACCTGGAGATGAAGTTGACGCGGGCGAAATTTGAGCAGATGACGCAGGATTTGGTGGAGCGGTGCATCGGTCCGGTCAGGCAGGCATTGGCCGATGCGAAGATGACGGAGGCCGATGTGCATGAGGTGATCCTGGTGGGCGGAGCGACACGGATGCCGGCTGTTCAGCAACTAGTCAGGCGGTTGACCGGCAAGGAGCCGAACCAATCGGTGAATCCTGATGAAGTGGTCGCTGTCGGCGCAGCCATTCAAGCGGGCGTGTTAGCCGGCGAAGTCAAGGACATTTTACTGCTTGATGTAACGCCGTTGTCGCTGGGTGTGGAGACGCTCGGCGGTATCATGACACGTATCATTGAACGCAACACGACGATCCCGACGCGGCGCAGTGAGATCTTTTCCACGGCTGAAGACAATCAGACGGCTGTGGACATTCACGTGTTGCAAGGGGAGCGTGAGATGGCGCGCGACAACCGCACATTGGGGCAATTTCGCCTTGATGGGATTGCGCCGGCGCCGCGCGGTGTGCCTCAAATCGAGGTCACATTTGATATTGACGCCAACGGCATTCTGAATGTCTCGGCCAGGGATAAAGCGACAGGACGCGAACAGAAGATCACGATCAGCGGGTCCACCTCGTTAGCGAAAGATGAGATTGACCGCATGATCAAGGACGCTCAGCTTCATGCTGATGAGGATAAGAGACGTCGTGAAGAGGTCGAGGCTCGTAACAATGCGGATGCATTGGCCTATCAAGTTGAGCGCACACTGAGAGACCTCGGCGACAAAGTCCCTGCCCATGAGAAAGCGCGGGCCGAGCAATTGATCGGTGAAATCCGTCAGGCGGTCAAAGAGCAGGCCCCGATTGATCGCATCCGGCAATTGTCCAGCGATCTGCAACAGGTCGCTCACGCATTGGCTGCTCAAGCCTATCAACAGGCCAGCTCGGCGTCAGCCGGTCGCTCCGAGACGACGACGGCTCCCAAAGAGGATGACATTATAGATGCTGAGTTCAAAACGAGTAAGTAA
- a CDS encoding nucleotide exchange factor GrpE yields MPKEAMEPVEARPSDRDSEQLNLIGSASVSEPSAATDEAPSEPLSELARLEQELEATRDQLLRTLADFDNYRRRMEREMDSRGHLGKREVIIGLLNVMDSFDQAAAWACADQQVAQGIQAIHRQLLALLESHGVRPFDSVGQLFDPAWHEAVGRLDAREAGVEPGVIVKEFQKGYRWHDKLLRPARVQVAQ; encoded by the coding sequence ATGCCTAAAGAAGCGATGGAACCTGTGGAAGCCCGACCGTCAGATCGTGATTCGGAGCAATTGAATCTGATTGGCTCTGCTTCGGTCAGCGAGCCATCTGCTGCAACTGATGAAGCGCCATCGGAGCCGCTCAGCGAGCTGGCACGGTTGGAGCAGGAGCTGGAAGCGACGCGTGACCAGTTGCTCCGGACGCTCGCTGATTTCGATAATTATCGCCGTCGCATGGAGCGGGAAATGGACAGTCGCGGTCATTTAGGCAAGCGCGAGGTGATTATCGGTTTACTGAACGTGATGGACAGTTTTGACCAAGCGGCCGCTTGGGCGTGCGCTGACCAGCAGGTTGCTCAAGGGATTCAAGCCATTCATCGTCAGTTGCTGGCGCTGTTAGAGTCTCACGGGGTACGTCCTTTTGACAGCGTTGGCCAGCTCTTTGATCCGGCTTGGCACGAAGCCGTTGGCCGCCTCGATGCTCGTGAGGCCGGCGTCGAACCAGGTGTGATCGTCAAAGAATTTCAGAAGGGATACCGCTGGCATGACAAGTTACTGCGACCGGCGCGTGTGCAGGTGGCACAGTGA
- a CDS encoding pre-peptidase C-terminal domain-containing protein encodes MTRNSYSRYVISIVAVWLTCLWPSAAHAQKFINFSTAGTIRSTLVFGNQIVPDVYIFFAQIGETIRVETSNSSFDTTLRVVGPDAAFDIFDDDSGVGTNSRIRFTAPDTGGYIVIVSSFSGNPGGGTYDLTLARGAAAKSDIIADEPTGQFMPELENPVEVKTKPRT; translated from the coding sequence ATGACAAGAAACTCATATAGCCGATATGTTATCAGCATTGTTGCCGTATGGCTCACCTGTCTTTGGCCCAGCGCGGCTCATGCTCAAAAATTCATCAATTTCTCTACAGCAGGGACGATTCGATCTACGCTTGTGTTCGGTAATCAGATCGTTCCCGACGTCTACATATTCTTCGCCCAAATCGGCGAAACAATCCGTGTCGAAACCAGCAATAGCTCGTTTGATACAACGCTGCGTGTCGTCGGTCCTGACGCTGCTTTCGACATTTTTGACGATGATAGCGGTGTCGGCACGAACTCACGAATTCGCTTCACCGCACCCGATACGGGAGGCTATATCGTGATTGTCTCCAGCTTCAGCGGCAATCCTGGAGGCGGCACGTATGATCTGACACTGGCTCGTGGGGCAGCCGCGAAAAGCGACATAATCGCAGATGAGCCCACAGGCCAATTCATGCCGGAGCTGGAAAATCCGGTCGAGGTGAAGACCAAACCACGAACCTAA
- a CDS encoding SpoIIE family protein phosphatase, whose product MAEAVVTETTLREDQLRALITAFRLVSVSLDQTEVLRGILKAAKKLIDYDAAAIFVFDPTTKTLRGQESIGYDIDMSEPTICCSEKGIIGRVMETGVGEVVPDVSVDPDYIRARATTQSELAAPIIGSGDRTIGVINLESDRLQAYERLDLQLLKMFASMVAVAIEKAELHKELMEKRRLEYELTVASQLVEMLMPHRPPEVKNFDICGRSIPSAAVGGDYFDFIDAGDGRWGLVIADVSGKGIPAALMMATFRAYLHAMISNDFSLRGVFSRLNRLMLKTTEGRHFVTAFFARFDPDERRCFYINAGHNPPLLIRAGEPVKPVPRSGLPLGLFEDVLHSEDLLTFQPGDTLILYTDGVTDATNGQGQMFGLARLISLVSQQTDPEAPRLCERIIEEVKAFSAPESPSDDLTVVVIRAV is encoded by the coding sequence ATGGCTGAAGCAGTAGTCACAGAAACAACGCTCCGTGAAGACCAGCTCCGCGCATTGATTACGGCCTTTCGGTTGGTGAGTGTTTCACTCGACCAAACGGAAGTGCTGCGAGGCATTTTGAAAGCAGCGAAAAAGCTGATTGATTACGATGCGGCGGCGATCTTCGTCTTCGATCCAACGACCAAAACACTGCGTGGCCAGGAATCAATCGGCTACGACATAGACATGAGCGAGCCGACGATCTGTTGCTCAGAGAAAGGGATCATCGGCCGGGTGATGGAAACTGGCGTCGGCGAAGTCGTACCGGACGTGAGCGTTGATCCAGACTACATCCGCGCTCGAGCGACAACGCAATCGGAGTTGGCAGCGCCGATCATCGGCAGTGGGGATCGAACCATCGGTGTCATCAACCTGGAATCAGACCGGCTTCAAGCCTATGAGCGATTAGACCTTCAGTTACTGAAGATGTTTGCCAGCATGGTGGCAGTGGCTATCGAGAAAGCTGAACTGCATAAGGAGCTGATGGAGAAGCGCCGATTGGAATATGAGCTGACGGTGGCCAGTCAACTGGTTGAGATGCTGATGCCGCATCGTCCACCTGAGGTGAAGAATTTTGATATTTGTGGGCGGTCAATCCCGTCGGCGGCTGTCGGCGGGGACTATTTCGACTTCATTGACGCCGGCGATGGACGCTGGGGGCTGGTCATTGCCGACGTGTCCGGCAAAGGGATTCCGGCTGCATTGATGATGGCCACGTTCCGCGCGTACCTGCATGCCATGATCAGCAATGACTTTTCGCTGCGCGGCGTATTCAGCCGATTAAATCGGTTAATGCTGAAGACAACAGAGGGCCGCCATTTCGTGACGGCATTTTTTGCTCGCTTTGATCCTGACGAGCGCCGCTGCTTTTACATCAACGCCGGACATAATCCGCCGTTGCTCATCCGCGCCGGCGAGCCGGTCAAGCCGGTGCCTCGCAGCGGGCTGCCGCTTGGTTTATTCGAGGATGTCTTGCATTCGGAAGACCTGCTGACGTTCCAACCGGGCGACACGCTGATCTTGTACACAGATGGCGTCACTGACGCGACGAATGGACAAGGGCAGATGTTTGGACTGGCGCGATTAATTTCATTAGTCAGTCAACAAACGGACCCAGAAGCGCCTCGTTTGTGCGAGCGGATTATTGAAGAAGTCAAAGCATTCAGCGCGCCCGAAAGCCCATCCGATGATCTCACGGTCGTGGTGATCCGCGCCGTGTGA
- a CDS encoding Kdo hydroxylase family protein produces the protein MGRIIVAETTGLNRIGGVTNALEAALWRCRQLEEGHILYFPQTPFELTPEERQFLLGQQQTGAGYHKNIAYRPLQHRVTGVASRARAQIEQLKTVMQAYSCRVTEFLSQFLAPYASSWRLDYASFRPQEEQGRNLRRRLRNDLLHVDAFPTRPTYGDRILRVFTNINPTEPRRWLTAETADVLIRRFVGASELPSPRPSDRSTWRTRWRSLLKRGQALGLPLALRSPYDEFMLRLHHFMKENHAYQLSCTKDAWEFPPNSTWIVFTDMLAHAVLSGQYALEQTYIVSRHAMVAPEKAPIHVLETLVGAPLGEP, from the coding sequence ATGGGACGCATCATCGTTGCTGAAACTACTGGGCTGAACCGCATTGGCGGAGTAACCAACGCGTTGGAGGCCGCTCTGTGGCGCTGCCGACAGTTGGAGGAAGGTCATATCCTCTATTTTCCTCAAACGCCGTTCGAGCTGACGCCTGAGGAACGCCAGTTTCTTCTCGGTCAGCAACAAACAGGCGCTGGCTATCATAAGAACATTGCCTATCGTCCACTGCAACATCGTGTGACGGGTGTTGCCAGCCGCGCCCGCGCGCAGATTGAGCAACTCAAAACAGTGATGCAGGCGTATTCTTGCCGCGTAACCGAGTTCCTATCTCAGTTTCTCGCGCCGTATGCTTCCTCATGGCGACTGGACTACGCCAGCTTCCGGCCGCAGGAGGAACAGGGAAGGAATTTGCGACGCCGGTTGCGCAATGATTTGCTGCACGTTGATGCCTTTCCCACGCGACCAACTTATGGCGACCGCATTCTCCGTGTTTTCACCAACATCAATCCTACTGAGCCACGTCGTTGGTTAACGGCCGAGACGGCAGATGTATTGATCCGACGGTTTGTTGGCGCTTCTGAGTTGCCGTCGCCTCGACCATCTGATCGCTCGACATGGCGCACACGGTGGCGTTCGCTTCTCAAGCGCGGGCAAGCATTGGGTCTGCCGTTGGCGTTGCGCTCTCCCTACGATGAGTTCATGCTACGGCTCCATCACTTCATGAAAGAGAATCACGCTTATCAATTATCGTGCACAAAAGACGCTTGGGAGTTCCCACCTAATTCCACTTGGATCGTGTTCACTGACATGCTGGCTCATGCAGTGTTGTCAGGCCAATATGCGTTGGAACAAACTTACATTGTCTCTCGACACGCGATGGTCGCGCCCGAGAAGGCGCCGATCCATGTGTTAGAGACGTTGGTTGGCGCGCCGTTGGGTGAACCCTGA
- a CDS encoding patatin-like phospholipase family protein, with protein sequence MSNQQRRWPKIGLALGGGGAKGLAHIGVLKVLEELEIPISYIAGTSVGAFVGGAYACGIPIEEMIRKVRKMRWSDLGKLAVSRLGLRDGSRMEAYIRTHFRATTFEALRIPLAVVAADIMSGAKVVIRHGDLARAIRASTAIPGYFTPVPYEGNQLLVDGGIVDCLPVSVVKSMGAERVIAVDVHPFSRLEQPPTNLYQIYSQAYAIVGYNSGNQARQMADLLVAPNLSHVAWDDLSRADEIIRIGEETMRRLAHRCQQWLKQEEAGLFARWRLAWTHRDPETS encoded by the coding sequence ATGAGCAATCAACAACGGCGTTGGCCGAAAATTGGATTAGCACTGGGCGGCGGCGGCGCCAAAGGGTTAGCCCACATTGGCGTATTAAAGGTTCTTGAAGAACTCGAGATTCCGATTTCCTACATTGCCGGCACCAGTGTTGGCGCGTTTGTTGGCGGCGCATACGCTTGTGGCATCCCGATTGAAGAAATGATCCGAAAGGTGCGCAAAATGCGCTGGAGCGATCTGGGAAAACTGGCGGTCTCTCGACTCGGACTCCGCGATGGCTCACGCATGGAAGCTTACATTCGGACGCACTTTCGCGCGACGACGTTTGAAGCGCTGCGCATTCCGCTGGCTGTAGTTGCAGCCGACATCATGTCGGGCGCGAAAGTGGTTATTCGGCATGGCGATCTAGCCCGCGCGATCCGCGCCAGCACGGCTATTCCCGGCTACTTCACGCCGGTGCCATACGAGGGGAACCAACTGCTGGTAGATGGCGGCATTGTGGATTGCTTGCCTGTTTCAGTGGTCAAGTCAATGGGAGCTGAGCGCGTCATCGCGGTTGACGTGCATCCATTTTCGCGCCTGGAACAACCTCCAACGAATCTCTACCAGATTTACAGTCAGGCGTATGCCATTGTTGGCTACAACTCAGGCAATCAGGCTCGGCAAATGGCTGATCTGCTGGTTGCGCCGAATTTGAGCCATGTGGCTTGGGACGATCTGAGTCGAGCTGACGAAATCATTCGCATTGGCGAGGAGACCATGCGCCGACTGGCGCATAGATGCCAACAGTGGCTCAAGCAGGAAGAGGCCGGCCTCTTTGCCCGCTGGCGCTTGGCATGGACGCACCGCGATCCTGAAACGAGTTAA
- the aceB gene encoding malate synthase A, whose protein sequence is MSTAGVHHPSHHALEVDGVTVTGRMPEAYEQILTPSALRFLALLARTFEDRRQELMTRRHVRQHELDEGHKPDFLEKTRWIRESSWTVAPIPADLQDRRVEITGPVDRKMIINALNSGANVYMADFEDANSPTWDNNLQGQLNLRDAIEGTISFVNPDGKRYQLNPQTATLMVRPRGWHLHEKHLLVDHRPISASLFDFGLFFFHNAHKLIEKGTGPYFYLPKLESHLEARLWNDVFNLAQDSLDIPRGTIRATVLIENILAAFEMHEILYELREHSAGLNCGRWDYIFSYIRKFRNHPACILPDRAQVTMTRHFMKSYVDLLIQTCHRRGIHAMGGMAAQIPIKDDPVANEAALEKVRQDKRREVAAGHDGTWVAHPGLVPVAKEIFDTHMKEAHQLTVTRDDVRVTAEDLLQTPDGTITEQGLRINIDVGIQYLESWLRGSGCVPIYNLMEDAATAEISRSQVWQWIKHGAKLDDGRTVTPELVRQIMRDELGKMRERLGAERFDAGRFDIASRIFQDIVTRQHFVEFMTLVAYDYLE, encoded by the coding sequence ATGAGCACAGCAGGTGTCCATCACCCCTCACATCACGCGCTTGAAGTAGACGGCGTTACTGTCACAGGTCGCATGCCTGAGGCCTATGAACAGATTCTGACGCCATCAGCTTTGCGCTTTCTTGCCCTGCTAGCCCGGACGTTTGAAGACCGGCGACAGGAATTGATGACCCGTCGGCACGTCAGACAACACGAGCTGGACGAGGGACACAAACCTGATTTCCTTGAAAAAACAAGGTGGATTCGCGAGTCCTCCTGGACGGTTGCGCCCATCCCGGCTGATTTGCAAGATCGTCGCGTGGAGATCACCGGACCGGTTGATCGAAAAATGATCATCAATGCGTTGAACTCCGGCGCAAACGTGTACATGGCCGACTTCGAGGATGCCAACTCACCAACATGGGATAATAACCTGCAAGGTCAACTCAACCTGCGCGACGCCATAGAAGGAACTATTTCGTTTGTCAATCCGGATGGCAAGCGCTACCAACTCAATCCACAGACCGCCACGTTGATGGTCCGACCGCGCGGATGGCATCTGCACGAGAAACATCTGCTCGTGGACCATCGTCCCATCTCAGCCTCGTTATTCGATTTTGGATTGTTCTTCTTTCACAACGCGCACAAGCTGATTGAAAAAGGGACGGGTCCCTATTTCTACTTGCCGAAACTGGAAAGCCATCTGGAGGCGCGTCTGTGGAACGACGTGTTCAATCTCGCTCAAGACTCTCTGGACATCCCTCGCGGCACGATCCGGGCGACGGTGCTCATCGAAAACATCCTGGCAGCATTCGAAATGCACGAAATCCTCTATGAGCTGCGCGAACATTCGGCTGGGCTTAATTGCGGGCGCTGGGACTATATTTTCAGTTACATTCGCAAGTTCCGGAACCATCCAGCATGTATCTTGCCGGATCGCGCGCAAGTGACGATGACCCGGCATTTCATGAAATCCTATGTTGATCTGTTGATTCAGACTTGTCACCGACGTGGCATTCACGCGATGGGTGGAATGGCGGCGCAAATTCCTATCAAGGACGATCCCGTCGCCAATGAAGCGGCATTGGAGAAGGTGCGGCAAGACAAGCGGCGTGAAGTCGCTGCTGGTCACGATGGCACATGGGTTGCGCACCCCGGCCTTGTTCCAGTCGCCAAAGAAATTTTCGATACGCACATGAAGGAGGCTCATCAGTTGACGGTCACCAGAGATGATGTGCGCGTCACAGCCGAAGACCTGCTGCAAACGCCTGACGGAACAATTACCGAACAGGGGCTTCGGATCAACATTGATGTTGGCATTCAATATCTGGAGTCGTGGCTCCGCGGCAGTGGCTGCGTCCCAATCTACAACCTGATGGAAGACGCTGCGACGGCCGAGATTTCCCGCTCACAGGTCTGGCAATGGATCAAGCACGGCGCCAAGCTGGACGACGGTCGCACAGTAACGCCTGAGCTGGTCCGGCAAATCATGCGCGACGAGTTGGGGAAAATGCGCGAGCGGCTCGGCGCGGAACGCTTTGACGCAGGCCGATTCGACATCGCCTCGCGCATCTTTCAGGACATTGTGACCCGTCAGCACTTCGTTGAGTTCATGACGCTCGTCGCGTATGACTACCTGGAATGA
- the aceA gene encoding isocitrate lyase, producing the protein MIDQHGLSEVERLKETWNTDTRWHGVQRPYTAEQVVRLRGSLQIEHTLARLGAERFWRLLHTEPYIHALGALTGTQAVQMVQAGLKAIYVSGWQVAADNNLSWQTYPDQSLYPVDSVPVLVRRINAALQRADQIQHAEGRHDVYWFAPIVADAESGFGGTLNAFELMKAMIEAGAAAVHFEDQLSSQKKCGHMGGKVLVPVRDFVQKLIAARLAADIMGVPTIIIARTDAQSAKLVRADYDPVDQPFLTGERSVEGFFYIKGGLEAAIARGLAYAPYSDMIWCETSEPDLGEARRFAEAIHAKFPGKLLAYNCSPSFNWKRKLDDATIAKFQRELGAMGYKFQFVTLAGFHALNYSMFELAKAYKETGMTAYVALQEKEFASERESQYTAVKHQTFVGTGYFDEIAQTIAGGAISTTALAGSTETEQFIEAKVA; encoded by the coding sequence ATGATTGATCAGCACGGACTATCAGAGGTTGAACGCTTGAAGGAGACATGGAACACCGACACACGTTGGCACGGCGTGCAGCGTCCGTACACCGCCGAGCAAGTCGTTCGATTGCGAGGGTCGCTTCAGATTGAGCACACACTGGCGCGGCTGGGAGCCGAGCGATTCTGGCGGCTGCTTCACACGGAACCATACATCCACGCGCTCGGCGCATTGACGGGCACGCAAGCCGTACAAATGGTGCAAGCCGGATTGAAGGCCATTTACGTCAGCGGCTGGCAGGTTGCCGCCGATAACAATTTGTCGTGGCAGACCTACCCGGATCAAAGCCTCTATCCGGTTGATAGCGTCCCGGTCTTGGTGCGACGCATCAATGCCGCGCTACAACGCGCTGACCAAATCCAGCACGCTGAAGGACGCCACGACGTCTATTGGTTTGCGCCAATTGTGGCCGATGCCGAATCGGGATTTGGTGGCACGCTCAATGCGTTTGAGTTGATGAAAGCCATGATCGAAGCCGGCGCAGCAGCCGTACACTTTGAAGACCAACTCTCGTCACAAAAGAAGTGCGGACACATGGGTGGAAAGGTGTTAGTGCCGGTGCGCGATTTCGTCCAGAAATTGATCGCCGCGCGATTGGCGGCGGACATCATGGGCGTTCCGACGATCATCATTGCCCGGACCGACGCACAGAGCGCGAAATTGGTCCGCGCTGATTATGATCCCGTTGATCAACCCTTCCTGACCGGCGAGCGCTCAGTTGAAGGATTCTTCTACATCAAAGGCGGTCTCGAAGCGGCCATTGCCAGAGGTCTTGCGTATGCGCCGTATAGCGACATGATCTGGTGCGAAACGTCGGAGCCGGATTTAGGCGAGGCGCGGCGCTTTGCTGAAGCCATTCATGCTAAATTCCCCGGCAAGCTGCTGGCCTACAATTGTTCACCATCGTTCAACTGGAAGCGAAAACTGGACGACGCCACCATCGCCAAGTTCCAGCGCGAACTGGGAGCGATGGGATATAAGTTTCAATTTGTGACGCTGGCCGGCTTTCATGCGCTCAATTACAGCATGTTTGAGCTCGCCAAAGCCTACAAAGAAACCGGCATGACAGCCTACGTCGCATTGCAGGAGAAGGAATTTGCCAGCGAGCGAGAGAGTCAGTATACAGCCGTCAAGCACCAGACATTTGTCGGGACCGGTTACTTTGATGAGATCGCCCAAACCATTGCTGGCGGCGCGATCTCAACGACGGCGCTGGCCGGCTCGACCGAGACCGAACAGTTCATCGAGGCAAAAGTCGCATAG